A stretch of Caenorhabditis elegans chromosome IV DNA encodes these proteins:
- the ilys-6 gene encoding Invertebrate-type lysozyme 6 (Confirmed by transcript evidence), with the protein MFVKLCGILAFAVTYASSDCLQCICKKESECKPVGCNDDVGSLSCGYYQIKLSYYKDCGQPGKRAGESVEAAWRRCSDELDCASTCVQSYYNRYKKQCAGTGQGACEIMARNHNGGPRGCKKSATLGYWNGIKGLGCS; encoded by the exons ATGTTTGTTAAGCTGTGCGGTATTTTGGCTtttg CCGTCACCTATGCCTCCTCCGATTGCCTTCAATGCATCTGCAAGAAAGAGTCAGAGTGTAAACCAGTCGGATGTAATGATGATGTCGGATCCCTCTCATGTGGATATTATCAA atcaaactcTCATACTACAAGGATTGCGGTCAACCTGGTAAGCGAGCCGGAGAGTCGGTTGAAGCTGCATGGAGAAGATGCTCGGATGAGCTGGACTGTGCTTCTACTTGTGttcag AGCTACTACAATCGCTACAAGAAACAATGTGCCGGAACTGGACAGGGAGCTTGCGAG ATAATGGCCCGTAACCATAATGGAGGACCAAGAGGGTGTAAGAAGTCGGCAACGTTGGGATACTGGAATGGAATCAAGGGTCTTGGATGTTCTTAA
- the fbxb-55 gene encoding F-box domain-containing protein (Partially confirmed by transcript evidence) encodes MGRSMYNPFCLKMMVASLPLHRSHYLQPVAVMTTPLPFPICPLPKKTLLRAIETMKIKDLICFSFTSNFAKNIVGALNLKLYDIKCMMGGDAHHLLFNICKNIIYVTIDFLSENYLIRSNRPPDVVCRLPGINAKAFLNHILETFHYPTIDYFSFSLNTRDGQWIYKVLNGMQIQKMGIDDVYTDCAETDKNAIIKLSQLSHNIKLNNTHRGDAQFGEEDSWNTHGQHEASTCGVLAKI; translated from the exons ATGGGAAGGTCCATGTATAACCCTTTCTGTCTAAAAATGATGGTCGCTAGTCTCCCACTACACCGTTCACATTACCTTCAGCCAGTTGCAGTCATGACTACGCCTCTGCCCTTTCCAATATGTCCATTGCCTAAAAAAACACTTCTTCGTGCAATCGAAACTATGAAGATTAAAGATTT aatatgtTTCTCGTTTACATCGAATTTCGCAAAGAATATAGTGGGAGCTTTGAATCTAAAACTTTACGATATAAAGTGCATGATGGGAGGTGACGCACACCACCTATTGTTTAATATTTGTAAAAACATTATATACGTAACGATAGACtttctgtctgaaaattatttaatcaGATCCAACAGACCTCCCGATGTTGTATGCAGACTTCCAGGAATAAATGCAAAAGCTTTCTTAAATCATAttcttgaaacttttcattatCCTACGATTGactatttctcattttctctgaaTACACGTGATGGTCAATGGATTTATAAAGTTCTCAATGGAATGCAAATCCAGAAAATGGGAATAGACGATGTTTACACGGACTGTGCCGAAACTGACAAAAACGCTATAATAAAGTTATCCCAACTTTCTCACAACATTAAACTTAATAATACTCATCGAGGCGATGCTCAATTTGGAGAAGAAGATTCATGGAATACTCATGGGCAACATGAAGCTTCTACGTGTGGAGTATTGGCCAAAATTTAA
- the pqn-75 gene encoding Prion-like-(Q/N-rich)-domain-bearing protein (Product from WormBase gene class pqn;~Confirmed by transcript evidence) — translation MEIIHLSETYSLKFRSFNVACKLSGNPRKETFLKHLLEVFHRPIIDNLTLSSKKCDLQWINSTFQGLKIRRKQNSVAITSTT, via the exons ATGGAGATTATTCATTT GTCTGAAACTTATTCGCTCAAATTTCGGTCTTTCAATGTTGCATGCAAACTCTCGGGAAATCCCAGGAAGGAAACGTTTTTGAAGCATTTACTTGAGGTTTTCCATCGCCCTATAATTGATAATTTGACATTATCGAGCAAAAAATGCGACCTACAATGGATAAACTCAACGTTTCAAGGATTGAAGATCAggagaaaacaaaattcagtGGCGATAACTTCGACGACTTGA